Proteins co-encoded in one Saccharomyces cerevisiae S288C chromosome II, complete sequence genomic window:
- the STU1 gene encoding Stu1p (Microtubule plus-end-tracking non-motor protein; binds to MTs, stabilizing interpolar MT plus ends, facilitating polymerization of spindle MTs and producing an outward force on spindle poles; required for structural integrity of the mitotic spindle; binds detached kinetochores (KTs) and promotes capture; relocalizes to MTs and stabilizes the spindle once captured KTs reach a spindle pole; localizes to the spindle, spindles poles, and detached KTs; CLASP family member homologous to human CLASP1/2) — translation MSSFNNETNNNSNTNTHPDDSFPLYTVFKDESVPIEEKMALLTRFKGHVKKELVNESSIQAYFAALLFISGHYAYRSYPRLIFLSHSSLCYLIKRVAMQSPVQFNDTLVEQLLNHLIFELPNEKKFWLASIKAIEAIYLVNPSKIQAILANFLRRPSENQNGDYLNRIKSTLLTIDELIQINEKNNSNHLQLLRFFMLSFTNLLNNNLNEHANDDNNNVIIELIFDIMYKYLKMDDENSQDLIDGFINDLEVEKFKQKFISLAKSQDQHGSQEDKSTLFDEEYEFQLLLAEAKLPQLSNNLSSKDPAMKKNYESLNQLQQDLENLLAPFQSVKETEQNWKLRQSNIIELDNIISGNIPKDNPEEFVTVIKEVQLIELISRATSSLRTTLSLTALLFLKRLIHILNDQLPLSILDQIFVIFKNLLSSTKKISSQTAFHCLITLIIDINHFHNKLFQLSFLLINEKTVTPRFCSAILLRSFLIKFNDSNLSLNNSNTTSPTSKLENNIIYIEEWLKKGISDSQTTVREAMRLTFWYFYKCYPTNAKRLLSSSFSPQLKKATELAIPAHLNINYQVSRVSSTASASSATSRLYSHSSNNSSRKTSLLEQKRNYPSYAQPTQSSSTSLLNAPAVTAGGSVIASKLSNKLKTNLRSTSEYSSKENEKRARHHDSMNSVSNSNTKDNNNVTKRKVSAPPSSTAATKVSENYTNFDDFPSNQIDLTDELSNSYSNPLIKKYMDKNDVSMSSSPISLKGSNKLGEYETLYKKFNDASFPAQIKDALQYLQKELLLTSQQSSSAPKFEFPMIMKKLRQIMIKSPNDFKPFLSIEKFTNGVPLNYLIELYSINSFDYAEILKNRMNPEKPYELTNLIITIADLFNFLNANNCPNDFKLYYMKYKTTFFNYNFKLLLEIFRNLNIKHDNTLRSGTNDLMPKISMILFQIYGKEFDYTCYFNLIFEIYKFDNNRFNKLLADFDIVSTKMKICHELEKKDANFKVEDIISRESSVSFTPIDNKKSEGDEESDDAVDENDVKKCMEMTMINPFKNLETDKTLELKNNVGKRTSSTDSVVIHDDNDKDKKLSEMTKIVSVYQLDQPNPAKEEDDIDMENSQKSDLNLSEIFQNSGENTERKLKDDNEPTVKFSTDPPKIINEPEKLIGNGNENEKPDLETMSPIKINGDENMGQKQRITVKRERDVALTEQDINSKKMKLVNNKKSEKMHLLIMDNFPRDSLTVYEISHLLMVDSNGNTLMDFDVYFNHMSKAINRIKSGSFTMKHINYLIEPLITCFQNQKMTDWLTNENGFDELLDVAIMLLKSTDDTPSIPSKISSKSIILVHCLLVWKKFLNTLSENADDDGVSVRMCFEEVWEQILLMLNKFSDYGNEIYKLAQEFRDSLMLSHFFKKHSATRILSMLVTEIQPDTAGVKETFLIETLWKMLQSPTICQQFKKSNISEIIQTMSYFIMGTDNTSWNFTSAVVLARCLRVLQTTPDYTEQETERLFDCLPKNVFKMIMFIASNE, via the coding sequence ATGTCGTCCTTCAACAATGAGACCAATAATAACAGCAACACTAATACACATCCAGACGATTCCTTCCCTTTGTATACCGTATTCAAGGACGAGTCTGTACCCATCGAGGAAAAAATGGCACTGCTTACACGGTTCAAAGGACATGtaaaaaaggaactagTTAACGAATCGTCGATCCAAGCTTATTTCGCTGCGTTACTGTTCATCTCCGGCCATTACGCTTACCGTTCGTACCCGCGGTTAATCTTCCTATCACATTCCTCGCTTTGTTACCTTATCAAACGTGTGGCCATGCAGTCTCCAGTACAATTCAATGACACTCTAGTTGAGCAATTACTAAACCACTTAATTTTCGAGTTGCCTaatgagaagaaattttggcTGGCTTCCATTAAAGCCATTGAAGCCATTTATTTGGTTAATCCATCGAAGATCCAAGCTATTCTAGCAAATTTCTTGCGAAGACCAAGTGAAAACCAAAACGGAGATTACCTGAATAGGATAAAATCTACATTATTGACCATCGATGAGTTGATCCAGATCAACgagaaaaataattcaaaTCATTTGCAACTACTGAGGTTTTTCATGCTGTCTTTCACCAACCTTTTAAATAACAACCTAAATGAACACGCAAACGATGATAACAATAATGTAATAATAGAGCTTATTTTCGATATAATGTACAagtatttgaaaatggatGACGAAAATTCACAGGATCTGATAGATGGATTTATTAACGATTTAGAAGTTGAGAAATTCAAGCAAAAATTCATAAGTTTAGCAAAGTCACAGGACCAGCATGGTTCACAAGAAGATAAATCGACCTTGTTTGACGAAGAGTACGAGTTTCAATTACTATTAGCCGAAGCGAAATTGCCGCAGTTATCAAACAACTTGAGCAGTAAAGACCCAGcgatgaaaaaaaactatgAGTCTTTGAACCAATTACAACAAGACTTGGAGAATTTGTTGGCACCGTTCCAAAGTGTAAAGGAAACAGAACAAAATTGGAAGCTAAGGCAATCAAATATAATTGAATTAGACAACATTATATCCGGCAACATTCCCAAAGATAATCCAGAGGAATTTGTCACTGTAATAAAGGAGGTGCAGTTGATTGAGTTGATTTCAAGAGCTACCTCGTCGTTGAGGACAACGTTATCATTAACTGCATTACTTTTCCTCAAGAGGCTAATCCATATCCTAAACGATCAGTTGCCCCTATCAATATTGGACCAAATATTTGTcattttcaagaacttgTTATCATCTACCAAGAAAATCTCTTCACAAACTGCATTTCATTGTTTAATTACTTTGATCATTGATATAAATCATTTCCATAATAAACTATTCCaattatcttttttattaataaatgAGAAAACCGTAACACCGAGATTTTGCTCTGCAATACTGCTGCGTAGCTTCCTGATTAAGTTCAACGACTCCAATCTTTCGCTCAACAATTCAAATACAACTTCGCCAACCTCAAAGTTGGAGAATAACATCATATACATCGAAGAATGGCTAAAAAAGGGCATTTCAGATTCACAGACAACCGTTAGAGAGGCAATGAGGTTAACTTTTTGGTATTTCTACAAATGTTATCCTACAAATGCCAAAAGATTATTGagttcttccttttctccACAGTTGAAAAAAGCAACAGAATTGGCAATCCCTGCTCATTTGAATATAAACTATCAAGTTTCCAGGGTGTCCTCTACTGCCTCCGCCTCCTCTGCAACGTCTCGATTGTACTCTCACTCTTCGAATAattcttcaagaaaaacCAGTTTACTGGAGCAGAAAAGGAACTATCCAAGTTATGCCCAACCGACTCAATCTTCCTCCACCTCCCTACTCAACGCTCCTGCAGTCACAGCTGGTGGAAGTGTCATAGCCAGTAAACTATCAAATAAGCTGAAAACAAACTTAAGGTCTACTAGTGAATATTcaagtaaagaaaatgaaaaaagggCAAGGCATCATGACAGTATGAACTCTGTTTCAAACAGCAACAccaaagataataataatgttactaaaagaaaagttagTGCCCCTCCTTCTTCTACTGCCGCCACAAAAGTATCTGAAAATTACACAAATTTTGATGACTTTCCGTCAAACCAAATCGACTTGACTGATGAGTTATCAAATAGTTACTCTAACCCGttgataaagaaatatatggATAAAAATGATGTTTCGATGTCATCTTCTCCAATCTCATTAAAAGGCAGTAATAAACTTGGTGAATATGAAACcctttacaaaaaattcaatgatGCTTCGTTTCCAGCTCAGATCAAAGATGCTTTACAGTATTTACAAAAGGAGTTACTGTTGACATCGCAACAGTCATCATCAGCCccaaaatttgaatttccCATGATTATGAAAAAGCTACGCCAAATTATGATAAAGTCACCAAATGATTTCAAGCCATTTTTGAGTATAGAGAAGTTTACAAATGGAGTTCCCTTAAATTACCTCATTGAGCTATATTCTATTAATAGTTTTGATTACGCGGAAATCTTAAAGAATAGAATGAATCCTGAAAAGCCCTACGAGCTTACTAACTTGATTATAACTATCGCGGATTTattcaatttcttgaatgcCAATAATTGTCCGAATGATTTCAAACTATACTATATGAAATACAAAAccacttttttcaattataATTTCAAGTTACTTTTAGAGATTTTCCGTAACTTGAACATAAAACATGATAACACTCTGAGGTCAGGAACGAACGATCTCATGCCtaaaatatcaatgatACTCTTTCAAATCTACGGTAAAGAGTTTGACTACACATGTTATTTCAAtctaatttttgaaatttataAATTCGATAATAATCGTTTTAATAAATTGCTAGCTGATTTTGACATTGTATCTACCAAGATGAAAATCTGTCATGAacttgaaaagaaggatgCCAACTTTAAGGTAGAAGACATCATTTCTAGAGAAAGTTCTGTAAGCTTCACTCCCATCgacaataaaaaatctgAAGGGGATGAGGAATCCGACGATGCTGTAGACGAAAATGATGTTAAGAAATGCATGGAAATGACAATGATTAATCCCTTCAAAAACTTGGAAACTGATAAAACACTAGAGTTGAAGAATAACgttggaaaaagaacatCAAGCACAGACAGCGTAGTTATTCatgatgataatgacaAAGATAAAAAGCTTTCAGAAATGACGAAAATAGTAAGTGTTTATCAACTGGACCAGCCAAACCCAGCAAAGGAGGAAGATGATATAGATATGGAAAATTCTCAAAAATCTGATTTGAATTTaagtgaaatttttcaaaacagtGGTGAAAATACCGAAAGGAAATTGAAGGACGATAATGAACCAACAGTAAAATTCAGTACAGATCCtccaaagataataaatgAGCCAGAAAAACTTATTGGAAATGGGAATGAGAATGAAAAGCCTGATTTGGAAACAATGTCACCAATCAAAATAAACGGGGACGAGAATATGGGTCAAAAGCAAAGGATCACAGTAAAGAGAGAAAGAGACGTAGCACTAACTGAACAAGACATAAACTCCAAAAAGATGAAACTAGttaataacaaaaaatcagaGAAGATGCATTTGCTTATCATGGATAATTTCCCAAGGGATTCCTTGACTGTATATGAAATTAGTCATCTTTTAATGGTTGATTCTAATGGCAACACTTTGATGGATTTTGATGTCTATTTCAATCACATGTCAAAGGCAATAAACAGGATAAAAAGTGGATCGTTCACtatgaaacatataaattACCTGATCGAACCCTTGATTActtgttttcaaaatcaaaaaatgacCGATTGGTTGACGAATGAAAATGGTTTTGATGAACTACTGGATGTTGCTATTATGCTTTTGAAATCTACTGATGACACGCCTTCAATTCCATCAAAAATATCCAGTAAGTCCATAATTCTCGTTCATTGTCTTTTGGTTTGGAAAAAGTTTCTAAATACACTAAGCGAGAATGCCGACGATGATGGCGTTTCGGTGAGAATGTGTTTCGAAGAAGTATGGGAACAGATCCTTTTAATGCTTAATAAATTTTCTGATTATGGAAACGAAATCTATAAATTAGCGCAAGAGTTCAGGGACAGTCTAATGTTATCGcactttttcaaaaaacatTCGGCAACAAGAATTCTAAGCATGTTGGTTACTGAAATTCAGCCTGACACCGCTGGTGTgaaagaaacatttttaaTTGAGACCTTATGGAAGATGCTGCAATCTCCTACCATTTGCCAACAATTCAAGAAATCTAATATATCAGAGATTATCCAAACAATGAGCTATTTCATTATGGGGACTGATAATACTTCGTGGAACTTCACCAGTGCCGTGGTATTAGCTCGTTGTTTGAGAGTCCTCCAAACTACTCCAGATTATACTGAGCAAGAAACCGAACGATTATTCGATTGTTTGCCTAAGAATGTCTTTAAAATGATCATGTTCATCGCCTCAAACGAATAG
- the RIB1 gene encoding GTP cyclohydrolase II (GTP cyclohydrolase II; catalyzes the first step of the riboflavin biosynthesis pathway): MTIDNYDNSKQDSSKYEVSGTGDGRNGDGGLPLVQCVARARIPTTQGPDIFLHLYSNNRDNKEHLAIVFGEDIRSRSLFRRRQCETQQDRMIRGAYIGKLYPGRTVADEDDRLGLALEFDDSTGELLASKATTWDAHNDTLVRIHSECYTGENAWSARCDCGEQFDRAGRLIACDHEPTSNIKGGNGHGVIVYLRQEGRGIGLGEKLKAYNLQDLGADTVQANLMLKHPVDARDFSLGKAILLDLGIGNVRLLTNNPEKIKQVDHAPYLKCVERVPMVPIHWTNSSEGIDSKEIEGYLRTKIERMGHLLTEPLKLHTNPQPTETSEAQNQNRMNSALSSTSTLAI; encoded by the coding sequence ATGACCATAGATAACTACGACAACAGTAAACAGGATAGCAGCAAATACGAGGTTAGTGGTACGGGTGATGGCAGGAACGGCGATGGCGGCTTGCCTCTAGTACAATGTGTCGCAAGAGCTCGTATCCCAACCACACAGGGTCCGGATATCTTTTTACATCTTTACAGTAACAACAGGGACAACAAGGAACATCTAGCCATTGTGTTTGGTGAAGACATACGGTCGCGCTCGCTATTCCGTAGAAGACAGTGCGAGACGCAACAAGATAGAATGATCAGGGGCGCTTATATTGGCAAACTGTATCCCGGCAGAACTGTGGCAGACGAAGACGATAGACTCGGATTAGCTCTGGAGTTTGATGATAGTACAGGTGAGTTATTAGCTTCCAAAGCCACTACATGGGACGCCCATAACGACACGCTGGTACGGATCCATTCTGAATGTTACACCGGTGAAAACGCATGGAGCGCCCGTTGTGATTGTGGTGAACAATTCGATAGGGCCGGTAGGCTTATCGCTTGCGACCACGAACCCACAAGCAACATCAAAGGTGGAAACGGCCATGGTGTTATCGTGTATCTAAGACAAGAGGGTCGTGGCATCGGGTTAGGTGAGAAACTCAAGGCCTACAACCTGCAAGACTTAGGTGCTGACACAGTGCAGGCCAACTTAATGCTGAAACATCCCGTGGATGCTAGGGACTTCTCGCTGGGTAAGGCTATTTTGCTGGATCTTGGCATCGGTAATGTCAGGCTGCTGACAAATAACCCGGAAAAGATAAAACAGGTAGATCATGCGCCTTACCTTAAGTGCGTTGAACGAGTGCCTATGGTACCCATACACTGGACAAACTCCAGTGAAGGCATAGACTCCAAGGAGATAGAAGGTTATCTCAGGACCAAGATAGAAAGAATGGGTCATTTACTAACGGAGCCTCTGAAACTTCATACAAACCCTCAACCTACTGAGACAAGTGAAGCCCAAAACCAAAACCGTATGAACTCTGCGTTGTCATCAACATCGACGCTGGCAATATAA
- the HEK2 gene encoding Hek2p (RNA binding protein involved in asymmetric localization of ASH1 mRNA; represses translation of ASH1 mRNA, an effect reversed by Yck1p-dependent phosphoryation; regulates telomere position effect and length; similarity to hnRNP-K; increases mRNA stability by binding (CNN)n repeat elements) has product MSQFFEAATPVAIPTNNTNGGSSDAGSAATGGAPVVGTTAQPTINHRLLLSLKEAAKIIGTKGSTISRIRAANAVKIGISEKVPGCSDRILSCAGNVINVANAIGDIVDVLNKRNPENEDAAEGEAEEHYYFHFLNHILPAPSKDEIRDLQQLEDIGYVRLIVANSHISSIIGKAGATIKSLINKHGVKIVASKDFLPASDERIIEIQGFPGSITNVLIEISEIILSDVDVRFSTERSYFPHLKKSSGEPTSPSTSSNTRIELKIPELYVGAIIGRGMNRIKNLKTFTKTNIVVERKDDDDKDENFRKFIITSKFPKNVKLAESMLLKNLNTEIEKRENYKRKLEAAEGDATVVTERSDSASFLEEKEEPQENHDNKEEQS; this is encoded by the coding sequence ATGTCACAGTTCTTCGAAGCTGCTACTCCCGTTGCAATTCCCACAAACAATACCAACGGCGGCTCCAGTGATGCCGGCAGCGCCGCCACTGGCGGCGCCCCCGTTGTTGGCACCACCGCTCAACCCACCATCAATCACAGGCTTTTGCTGTCATTGAAAGAGGCTGCCAAGATCATTGGCACTAAGGGCTCCACCATCTCACGCATAAGAGCTGCAAACGCCGTCAAGATCGGTATTTCTGAAAAGGTGCCCGGTTGCTCTGACAGGATCCTGTCCTGTGCTGGGAACGTAATCAATGTGGCCAATGCCATTGGTGATATTGTTGACGTGCTTAACAAACGGAATCCCGAAAATGAGGACGCAGCTGAGGGCGAAGCGGAAGAGCACTACTACTTCCACTTTTTGAACCATATTTTACCAGCTCCCTCAAAGGACGAGATCAGAGATCTGCAGCAACTGGAGGACATCGGTTATGTGAGGCTCATTGTGGCCAATTCCCATATCTCATCGATTATCGGGAAAGCAGGCGCCACCATCAAGTCCCTGATCAATAAGCACGGCGTTAAGATCGTGGCTTCCAAGGACTTCTTACCTGCTAGCGACGAGAGAATTATCGAGATCCAGGGTTTCCCAGGATCCATCACCAATGTACTTATCGAAATTAGCGAGATCATCTTGAGTGACGTTGACGTCAGATTCAGCACAGAAAGATCTTATTTCCCTCATCTGAAAAAGTCCTCCGGTGAGCCAACTTCCCCTTCTACCTCATCTAACACTAGGATCGAATTGAAGATTCCAGAACTGTATGTAGGCGCCATTATTGGCCGTGGAATGAACAGAATtaagaatttgaaaactttcaCAAAAACCAATATTGTCGTGGAAAGGAAGGATGACGATGATAAAGACgaaaattttagaaaattcATAATCACAAGTAAATTTCCTAAGAATGTCAAACTTGCTGAGTCCATGCTTTTGAAGAACCTGAATACTGAAATTGAGAAACGTGAAAACTACAAGAGAAAATTGGAAGCTGCCGAAGGAGATGCCACTGTTGTTACTGAACGCTCTGATTCTGCTTCTTTCTTGGAAGAGAAGGAAGAACCTCAAGAGAATCATGATAACAAAGAGGAGCAGTCGTAG
- the SHE1 gene encoding She1p (Mitotic spindle-associated protein; microtubule-associate protein (MAP) that inhibits dynein motility along microtubules, acting directly on the motor domain, independent of the dynactin complex; interacts with components of the Dam1 (DASH) complex, its effector Sli15p, and MAP Bim1p; localizes to nuclear microtubules, the mitotic spindle and to the bud neck in a ring-shaped structure): MNDKLQEEHNEKDTTSQINGFTPPHMSIDFHSNNNSNIIETIGVSKRLGNSVLSELDSRASSKFEFLKDQSEQQYNGDKNNEPKSGSYNINEFFQAKHDSQFGQMESLDTHYTLLHTPKRKSQHAIPQDRSDSMKRSRPSRSIPYTTPVVNDITRRIRRLKLRNSLVNGNDIVARARSMQANSNINSIKNTPLSKPKPFMHKPNFLMPTTNSLNKINSAHRNTSSSSTASSIPRSKVHRSISIRDLHAKTKPVERTPVAQGTNSQLKNSVSVFDRLYKQTTFSRSTSMNNLSSGTSAKSKEHTNVKTRLVKSKTSGSLSSNLKQSTATGTKSDRPIWR, from the coding sequence ATGAATGATAAACTCCAAGAAGAGCATAACGAAAAAGACACCACTTCACAAATTAATGGTTTCACGCCGCCGCATATGAGTATAGACTTTCATTCAAATAACAATAGCAATATCATCGAGACTATTGGCGTTTCCAAAAGATTAGGAAATTCTGTATTAAGTGAACTGGATTCTAGAGCTAGctcaaaatttgaatttttaaaagatcaATCCGAACAACAATACAACGGCGACAAGAACAATGAACCAAAATCGGGCTCGTATAATATTAATGAGTTCTTCCAAGCAAAGCACGACTCTCAATTTGGCCAGATGGAGTCGCTAGACACACATTATACCCTTTTACATACGCCCAAGAGAAAGTCACAACATGCAATCCCACAGGATCGATCGGATTCGATGAAAAGGTCGAGACCGTCCCGCTCAATTCCATACACTACACCAGTGGTAAACGATATCACAAGAAGAATACGAAGATTGAAATTACGGAACTCATTGGTTAATGGTAATGACATAGTGGCTAGAGCGAGATCTATGCAAGCAAATTCTAACATTAATTCAATAAAGAACACACCATTGTCAAAGCCCAAGCCATTTATGCACAAACCAAACTTTCTAATGCCCACTACGAATTCTTTGAACAAGATCAATTCCGCTCACCGTAATACATCCTCCTCTTCGACAGCTTCATCGATACCAAGATCTAAAGTACACAGATCGATATCAATAAGAGATTTACACGCCAAAACCAAACCGGTAGAACGCACGCCAGTTGCGCAAGGAACAAATTCGcaattgaagaattcaGTTTCCGTTTTTGATAGACTTTACAAGCAAACAACGTTCTCTAGGTCGACGTCTATGAACAACTTATCGTCAGGAACCTCTGCAAAATCCAAGGAACACACAAATGTAAAGACTCGGTTGGTTAAAAGTAAGACAAGTGGTTCATTGTCCAGTAACCTTAAGCAAAGTACTGCCACCGGCACAAAGAGTGATAGACCTATTTGGCGGTGA
- the PET9 gene encoding ADP/ATP carrier protein PET9 (Major ADP/ATP carrier of the mitochondrial inner membrane; exchanges cytosolic ADP for mitochondrially synthesized ATP; also imports heme and ATP; also functions in peroxisomes; required for viability in many lab strains that carry a sal1 mutation; PET9 has a paralog, AAC3, that arose from the whole genome duplication; human homolog SLC25A4 implicated in progressive external ophthalmoplegia can complement yeast null mutant), translating into MSSNAQVKTPLPPAPAPKKESNFLIDFLMGGVSAAVAKTAASPIERVKLLIQNQDEMLKQGTLDRKYAGILDCFKRTATQEGVISFWRGNTANVIRYFPTQALNFAFKDKIKAMFGFKKEEGYAKWFAGNLASGGAAGALSLLFVYSLDYARTRLAADSKSSKKGGARQFNGLIDVYKKTLKSDGVAGLYRGFLPSVVGIVVYRGLYFGMYDSLKPLLLTGSLEGSFLASFLLGWVVTTGASTCSYPLDTVRRRMMMTSGQAVKYDGAFDCLRKIVAAEGVGSLFKGCGANILRGVAGAGVISMYDQLQMILFGKKFK; encoded by the coding sequence ATGTCTTCCAACGCCCAAGTCAAAACCCCATTACCTCCAGCCCCAGCTCCAAAGAAGGAATCTAACTTTTTGATTGATTTCTTAATGGGTGGTGTCAGTGCCGCTGTCGCCAAAACTGCTGCATCTCCCATCGAAAGAGTTAAACTTTTGATCCAAAACCAAGATGAAATGTTAAAACAAGGTACTTTGGACAGAAAATACGCAGGTATCTTAGACTGTTTCAAGAGAACCGCTACACAGGAAGGTGTTATCTCATTCTGGAGAGGTAACACTGCTAACGTTATCCGTTATTTCCCCACTCAAGCTTTGAATTTCGCCTTCAAGGACAAGATCAAGGCCATGTTTGGTTtcaagaaggaagaaggTTACGCCAAATGGTTTGCCGGTAACTTGGCATCTGGTGGTGCTGCTGGTGCCTTGTCATTACTATTTGTTTACTCTTTGGATTATGCAAGAACTAGATTGGCTGCTGACTCCAAGTCCTCTAAAAAGGGTGGTGCTCGTCAATTCAACGGTTTGATCGATGTCTACAAGAAGACCTTAAAATCTGATGGTGTTGCTGGTCTTTACAGAGGTTTCTTACCTTCTGTCGTTGGTATTGTTGTCTACAGAGGTCTATACTTCGGTATGTACGATTCTTTGAAGCCTCTATTGTTGACTGGTTCTTTGGAAGGTTCATTCTTGGCTTCATTCTTGTTGGGTTGGGTTGTTACTACTGGTGCTTCTACATGTTCTTACCCATTGGATACCGttagaagaagaatgatGATGACCTCCGGTCAAGCTGTTAAGTACGACGGTGCCTTTGACTGTTTGAGGAAGATTGTTGCTGCTGAAGGTGTTGGTTCTCTATTCAAGGGTTGTGGTGCTAACATCTTAAGAGGTGTCGCAGGTGCTGGTGTTATCTCAATGTACGACCAACTGCAAATGATCTTGTTTGGTAAGAAGTTCAAATAA
- a CDS encoding uncharacterized protein (hypothetical protein; green fluorescent protein (GFP)-fusion protein localizes to the cell periphery; protein abundance increases in response to DNA replication stress; has potential orthologs in Saccharomyces species and in Yarrowia lipolytica), translating to MSFIPIVCGMKSFDSSYDTVPGHQNLYCPNCHNYSVGPIKRKEFFTIWFIPLVPVFWGKQLHCPICNWRQDFKNDEQLNKVIQEQQNLRQKQPN from the coding sequence aTGTCATTCATACCTATTGTATGTGGTATGAAGAGTTTCGACTCTTCATACGATACCGTTCCCGGACATCAAAACCTGTATTGCCCGAATTGTCACAATTATAGTGTCGGCCccataaaaagaaaggaattTTTCACTATTTGGTTTATACCGTTGGTTCCGGTCTTCTGGGGAAAACAGTTGCACTGCCCCATATGCAATTGGCGACAAGATTTTAAGAATGACGAACAGCTTAATAAAGTCATTcaagaacaacaaaactTACGACAAAAGCAGCCCAACTGA